One segment of Schistocerca cancellata isolate TAMUIC-IGC-003103 chromosome 2, iqSchCanc2.1, whole genome shotgun sequence DNA contains the following:
- the LOC126155529 gene encoding endocuticle structural glycoprotein SgAbd-2-like codes for MPMLAILLQALLVLVAAVMVSCDVIPIVSRIEERDAAGQYSLSYQTGNGITVVEHGELKPTPDGKDHVLIKSGGYQYTSPEGKPVDIRYKADEFGYVATGDAIPVAPVA; via the exons ATGCCGATGTTGGCCATCCTGTTGCAGGCTCTCCTTGTGCTGGTCGCCGCCGTGATGGTGTCCTGTGACGTCATCCCCATAGTTTCGCGCATCGAAGAACGCGATGCCGCCGGGCAGTACTCCCTGTC GTACCAGACAGGCAACGGCATCACGGTGGTGGAGCACGGCGAGCTGAAACCCACCCCTGACGGCAAGGACCACGTTCTGATCAAGAGCGGAGGATACCAGTACACCAGCCCCGAAGGCAAGCCTGTCGACATCAGGTACAAGGCTGACGAGTTCGGCTACGTCGCCACCGGAGACGCCATCCCAGTTGCACCTGTCGCCTAA